A portion of the Edaphobacter lichenicola genome contains these proteins:
- a CDS encoding arsinothricin resistance N-acetyltransferase ArsN1 family B yields the protein MVRYATTDDSGQICDIYNHYISKTLITFEEQPVPPEDMVQRIQETLQSLPWLVWEEEQQLLGYAYASKWKGRCAYRYSVESTIYLHSDSVGKRIGSQLYSALLTDLRQRQFHTVIGGIALPNEASVALHEKFGFEKIAHFREVGKKFDHWIDVGYWQLILLNG from the coding sequence ATGGTTCGATATGCGACGACGGATGATTCTGGACAGATCTGCGATATTTATAATCACTACATTTCAAAAACGCTGATCACATTTGAAGAGCAACCGGTCCCTCCCGAGGACATGGTGCAACGTATACAGGAAACTCTACAAAGTCTGCCTTGGCTCGTTTGGGAAGAGGAACAGCAGCTGCTGGGGTACGCTTATGCAAGCAAGTGGAAAGGCCGGTGCGCCTATCGTTACTCCGTCGAGTCCACGATCTATCTGCATTCCGATTCGGTTGGAAAACGGATCGGCTCTCAACTCTACAGTGCGCTGCTGACCGACCTTCGTCAGCGACAGTTCCATACCGTCATCGGTGGTATAGCACTTCCGAATGAAGCCAGCGTAGCGCTACATGAGAAGTTTGGATTCGAGAAAATTGCTCATTTCAGGGAGGTTGGTAAGAAATTCGACCACTGGATAGACGTTGGGTACTGGCAACTCATTCTGTTGAACGGCTGA